One window of Medicago truncatula cultivar Jemalong A17 chromosome 2, MtrunA17r5.0-ANR, whole genome shotgun sequence genomic DNA carries:
- the LOC11423590 gene encoding protein EXORDIUM-like 2, with protein MMLNYKFAMICCPLFVMLVAMLHPSLGEQVEPQPLILKYHNGPLLKGRITVNLLWYGSFNPIQRSIIVDFINSLTTSPKAPLPSVASWWKTIENYKRGGSSTIVVGKQIMHQRYALGKNLKGTHLVSLASVFKYAPNAVNIIFTAEEVTVEGFCGRCGTHGSIRSVRRRNRIPYIWVGNSETQCPGQCAWPFHQPIYGPQTPPLVAPNGDIGVDGIIINLATLLAGTVTNPFNTGYFQGPPTAPLEAVSACTGVFGSGAYPGYPGRVIWNRATGASYNAHGVNGRKYLLPAMWDPQTKGCRTLL; from the coding sequence atgatgCTCAATTACAAGTTTGCTATGATATGCTGTCCTCTATTTGTGATGTTAGTAGCAATGCTCCACCCTTCATTGGGAGAACAGGTAGAACCTCAACCTTTGATTCTAAAATACCACAATGGCCCACTCCTAAAAGGCCGGATCACCGTTAATCTCTTATGGTACGGTAGCTTCAATCCAATCCAACGTTCAATAATCGTCGACTTCATAAACTCACTCACCACCTCTCCTAAGGCCCCACTTCCCTCCGTTGCATCATGGTGGAAAACCATAGAGAATTACAAGAGAGGAGGATCGTCTACAATTGTTGTAGGGAAACAAATTATGCACCAACGTTATGCTCTTGGTAAAAACTTAAAAGGGACCCACCTTGTTTCCCTTGCTTCTGTCTTCAAATACGCTCCAAATGCCGTGAATATTATTTTCACGGCTGAGGAAGTTACAGTTGAAGGTTTTTGTGGTCGATGTGGGACTCACGGGTCTATCCGATCAGTTAGGAGAAGAAACCGAATTCCTTACATTTGGGTTGGAAACTCTGAGACCCAATGTCCTGGTCAATGCGCATGGCCATTTCACCAACCAATTTACGGGCCCCAAACACCACCGTTAGTTGCTCCTAACGGCGATATTGGTGTTGATGGAATCATTATTAACCTTGCAACTCTATTGGCTGGTACCGTTACAAATCCGTTTAATACCGGATATTTTCAAGGTCCACCAACGGCGCCATTAGAGGCTGTTTCGGCTTGCACCGGGGTGTTTGGAAGTGGAGCGTATCCGGGTTATCCGGGTCGGGTTATTTGGAACAGAGCTACTGGTGCGAGCTATAATGCGCATGGAGTGAATGGTAGGAAGTACTTGTTGCCAGCGATGTGGGACCCGCAAACAAAGGGTTGCAGAACACTCTTGTGA
- the LOC11418834 gene encoding phospho-2-dehydro-3-deoxyheptonate aldolase 2, chloroplastic has product MSAISASLIGFTPSLSIPHPPRHHQRRSITVPNSSSSDAKNSVATTSPLSTTPWNIDSWRKKKALQLPEYPDQEQLDEVLQTLSSFPPIVFAGEARNLEDKLSQASMGNAFLLMGGDCAESFKEFSANNIRDTFRVILQMGVVLMFGAQMPVIKVGRMAGQFAKPRSDSFEEKNGVKLPSYRGDNVNGDAFDAASRIPDPQRMVRAYCQSVATLNLLRAFATGGYAAMQRVNQWNLDFMEQSEQGDRYRELAHRVDEALGFMSVAGITSDHPIMTTTDFWTSHECLLLPYEQALTREDSTSGLHYDCSAHMLWVGERTRQLDGAHVEFLRGVANPLGIKVSDKMDPKELVKLIDILNPNNKPGRITVIVRMGAENMRVKLPHLIRAVRNAGQIVAWVSDPMHGNTIKAPSGLKTRSFDSIRAELRAFFDVHEQEGSYPGGVHLEMTGQNVTECVGGSRTITFDDLSSRYHTHCDPRLNASQSLELAFAIAERLRKRRLNSTQSLSSAVRI; this is encoded by the exons ATGTCTGCAATATCCGCATCCCTAATCGGGTTTACACCCTCCCTATCAATACCACACCCCCCTCGTCACCACCAACGCAGATCGATAACCGTCccaaattcttcttcttccgaCGCTAAAAATTCAGTAGCAACAACTTCACCATTATCAACCACCCCATGGAACATAGATAGTTGGAGAAAAAAGAAGGCACTGCAACTTCCAGAATATCCAGATCAGGAACAATTAGATGAAGTTCTTCAAACCCTTTCTTCTTTCCCACCGATTGTTTTTGCTGGTGAAGCTAGAAACCTTGAGGATAAACTCTCTCAAGCTTCCATGGGGAACGCTTTTCTTCTTATGGGTGGTGATTGTGCGGAGAGCTTTAAGGAGTTTAGTGCGAATAATATTCGTGATACTTTTCGTGTTATTCTTCAAATGGGTGTTGTTCTTATGTTTGGTGCTCAAATGCCTGTTATCAAG GTGGGTAGGATGGCGGGTCAATTTGCAAAGCCGAGATCGGATTCATTTGAGGAGAAAAATGGAGTCAAGCTGCCGAGTTACAGGGGTGACAATGTGAATGGGGATGCATTTGATGCAGCATCTAGAATTCCAGATCCACAGAGAATGGTAAGAGCCTACTGCCAGTCTGTGGCTACTCTCAACCTGTTGCGGGCGTTTGCTACTGGAGGTTATGCTGCCATGCAAAGAGTCAACCAGTGGAATCTTGATTTCATGGAGCAGAGTGAACAGGGAGACAG GTACCGTGAATTGGCACATCGAGTCGATGAGGCTCTTGGCTTCATGAGTGTTGCTGGAATTACATCTGACCATCCAATCATGACTACAACAGACTTTTGGACCTCCCATGAGTGTTTGCTTCTCCCTTACGAACAAGCACTCACTAGGGAAGATTCTACTTCTGGGCTTCATTATGATTGTTCAGCTCACATGCTATGGGTTGGGGAACGTACCCGCCAACTTGATGGTGCTCATGTTGAATTCTTGAGAGGAGTTGCTAATCCCCTCGGCATTAAG GTTAGTGATAAGATGGATCCAAAGGAACTTGTTAAGCTGATAGATATTCTGAACCCCAATAACAAGCCTGGAAGAATTACAGTAATTGTAAGAATGGGAGCTGAGAATATGCGAGTGAAGCTTCCACATCTTATCAGGGCAGTTCGCAATGCTGGTCAAATTGTTGCTTGGGTTAGTGATCCCATGCATGGGAACACCATCAAAGCTCCATCGGGACTTAAAACCCGCTCTTTTGATTCAATAAGG gCTGAACTGAGGGCATTCTTTGATGTCCACGAGCAAGAAGGAAGCTACCCTGGAGGTGTTCATTTGGAAATGACTGGTCAGAACGTGACAGAATGTGTTGGAGGGTCACGGACTATTACTTTTGATGACTTGAGTTCACGCTACCACACTCATTGTGATCCAAGACTTAATGCTTCTCAATCACTTGAGCTTGCGTTCGCTATCGCAGAGAGACTGCGCAAGAGAAGGCTAAACTCAACTCAATCGCTGTCTTCCGCAGTCAGAATTTAG